A stretch of the Lolium perenne isolate Kyuss_39 chromosome 3, Kyuss_2.0, whole genome shotgun sequence genome encodes the following:
- the LOC127342370 gene encoding geranylgeranyl diphosphate reductase, chloroplastic-like — MAMMSAACHSPARLSVSCSSSAPGRPLRVAVVGGGPAGASAAEALASAGAQAFLLERSPAGAKPCGGAIPLCMLDEFSIPLGLVDRRVTRMRVLSPSNLAADFSRAIPPGAHIPMLRREVLDSFLRTRAADAGATLLPGLVTSLSLPAGPTDPYLVHYISSGGDGPSPTRSVLEVDAIVGADGANSRVAREVGAGDYTTAIAFQERIRLPDKEMAYYDDLAEMYVGGDVSPDFYGWVFPKCDHVAVGTGTVAAKPEIKKLQSGIRARAGPKIAGGRVIKVEAHPIPEHPRPRRVVGRVALVGDAAGYVTRCSGEGIYFAAKSGRMCGQAMAKEWRLTGAVTEAGIRRGYLRRWDDEFLLTFRFLDLLQRVFYGDNAGREALVEMCADEHVQRRTFDCYLHKRMAPPEPWADLQLLWRTAGSMVRCSVLGKEVQRLRQLDMMQA, encoded by the coding sequence ATGGCAATGATGTCCGCCGCCTGCCACTCCCCAGCTCGCCTCTCcgtctcctgctcctcctccgcgcCGGGGCGCCCGCTGCGCGTGgccgtggtgggcggcggcccggCCGGCGCGTCGGCGGCCGAGGCGCTCGCCTCCGCGGGCGCCCAGGCGTTCCTCCTGGAGCGCAGCCCGGCGGGTGCCAAGCCCTGCGGCGGCGCCATCCCGCTCTGCATGCTCGACGAGTTCTCCATCCCGCTGGGCCTCGTCGACCGCCGCGTCACCCGCATGCGCGTCCTCTCCCCGTCCAACCTCGCCGCCGACTTCTCCCGCGCCATTCCCCCCGGCGCCCACATCCCCATGCTCCGCCGCGAGGTGCTCGACTCCTTCCTCCGCACCCGCGCCGCCGACGCCGGCGCCACCCTCCTCCCGGGCCTCGTCACCTCGCTCTCCCTCCCCGCGGGCCCCACCGACCCGTACCTCGTCCACTACATCTCGTCCGGCGGCGACGGGCCCTCCCCCACCCGGAGCGTGCTCGAGGTCGACGCCATCGTCGGCGCGGACGGCGCCAACAGCCGGGTCGCGCGCGAGGTGGGCGCGGGGGACTACACGACGGCCATCGCCTTCCAGGAGCGGATCCGGCTCCCCGACAAGGAGATGGCGTACTACGACGACCTGGCCGAGATGTACGTGGGCGGGGACGTGTCCCCGGACTTCTACGGCTGGGTGTTCCCCAAGTGCGACCACGTCGCCGTCGGCACCGGCACCGTCGCCGCCAAGCCGGAGATCAAGAAGCTCCAGTCGGGCATCCGGGCCCGCGCGGGGCCCAAGATCGCGGGCGGGCGCGTGATCAAGGTGGAGGCGCACCCGATCCCGGAGCACCCGCGGCCGCGGCGCGTGGTCGGGCGCGTGGCCCTGGTGGGCGACGCGGCGGGGTACGTCACCCGGTGCTCCGGCGAGGGCATCTACTTCGCGGCCAAGTCCGGGCGGATGTGCGGGCAGGCCATGGCCAAGGAGTGGCGGCTCACGGGCGCGGTGACGGAGGCCGGGATCCGGCGCGGGTACCTGCGGCGGTGGGACGACGAGTTCCTGCTCACCTTCCGCTTCCTCGACCTGCTGCAGCGCGTCTTCTACGGCGACAACGCCGGCCGCGAGGCGCTGGTGGAGATGTGCGCCGACGAGCACGTGCAGCGCCGGACCTTCGACTGCTACCTCCACAAGCGGATGGCGCCACCCGAGCCATGGGCCGACCTCCAGCTGCTCTGGCGCACGGCCGGCAGCATGGTGCGCTGCAGTGTCCTCGGCAAGGAGGTCCAGCGCCTCAGGCAGCTCGACATGATGCAGGCTTAA